The following coding sequences are from one Triplophysa dalaica isolate WHDGS20190420 chromosome 12, ASM1584641v1, whole genome shotgun sequence window:
- the zgc:194210 gene encoding uncharacterized protein zgc:194210 isoform X1: MPRGKCNRASRHYFVTHLPFRTQQVSVGFSGCPLCNIICDSIVQFTSSTQLSGHHRYKTSKAHQCLKRTSPFNMKLFTSIVTVLVFVDAIYSAAMREGSEDLLHFLDDAFQMNLPADHLEPTPITALQTEKILYSTDPTAECKAPEIVTVTEFSNTTPKPNSAENTGIAEESSIESSNSDSGLTERTSTEDSRDVESFKRSHQKSKLTEAQKTLQEQYTNSEESVSIDTTDLDTEVMKDTNKHPSKVTVMTDISSEEVNKPEENVRYRSLKTIENYSAEVIGTTERQKLDLMKETHPIIQSLAGQTNLKDKSGQLHETDKKQLKTYSREVDFDSPEIVYTPDRQINDAVSEEQLGGRVARRTVRIISDRSNIKTTLLSNNQTNRPAEKEELNPSLTKANLTSVDNSTVDNSTEISGLNPCPEISVGSPTEEENKSLDPSKEEHKIQKDTMSYQIQLRKMCPGKKSKNIEKPKEQLDFEGPERVSHA; this comes from the exons ATGCCACGGGGTAAATGCAACCGTGCGTCCCgtcattattttgtaacacACCTGCCATTCAGAACACAACAGGTCAGTGTTGGTTTCTCAGGCTGTCCCCTCTGCAATATCATCTGTGACTCTATTGTCCAGTTCACCTCTTCTACCCAGTTGAGTGGTCATCACCGCTATAAAACCTCAAAAGCACATCAATGCCTCAAAAGGACATCACCATTCAATATGAAGCT ATTTACCAGCATCGTGACCGTTCTAGTCTTTGTGGATGCTATATATTCAGCAGCAATGAGAg AAGGGAGTGAAGATTTGTTGCATTTCCTCGACG ATGCTTTTCAAATGAATCTGCCTGCTGACCACCTCGAACCAACTCCGATCACAG CTCTGCAGACAGAAAAGATCCTGTATTCTACAGATCCAACAGCAG aaTGTAAAGCCCCAGAAATAGTAACTGTTACTG AGTTTTCCAACACAACTCCCAAACCAAACTCGGCTGAAaatacag GCATTGCTGAAGAGAGCTCCATTGAGAGCAGCAACTCAG ACAGTGGATTGACTGAAAGAACATCAACAGAGGACAGCAGAG ATGTTGAAAGCTTCAAGAGGTCACACCAAAAATCCAAATTGACAG AGGCCCAAAAAACATTACAGGAACAGTATACAAACTCAGAAG AGAGTGTCAGTATAGACACAACTGACTTGGACACTGAAGTGATGAAGGACACAAACAAGCATCCCAGTAAAGTAACAG TGATGACAGACATCAGTAGTGAGGAAGTGAACAAACCTGAGGAGAATGTGAGATACCGAAGCCTTAAAACGATAGAAAACTACAGTGCTGAGGTGATCGGTACTACTGAGAGACAAAAATTGGACTTGATGAAAGAAACCCATCCCATAATTCAGAGCTTGGCTGGTCAAACAAACCTCAAAGACAAGTCTGGCCAACTACATGAAACTGACAAAAAGCAGCTGAAGACTTACAGTAGGGAAGTAGATTTTGACAGTCCAGAGATTGTGTACACCCCTGACAGACAGATCAATGATGCTGTTAGTGAAGAACAACTTGGTGGAAGAGTGGCTAGACGAACAGTCAGAATCATCTCAGATCGATCCAACATTAAAACCACTCTGTTGAGCAATAACCAGACAAACAGACCTGCCGAAAAAGAGGAATTGAATCCCAGTTTGACCAAAGCTAATTTAACCTCAGTGGACAACAGCACAGTGGACAACAGTACAGAAATCTCAGGTCTGAATCCATGTCCTGAAATATCTGTTGGAAGTCCCACAGAGGAGGAGAACAAAAGTTTGGATCCCTCTAAGGAGGAACACAAGATCCAAAAGGACACAATGAGCTATCAAATCCAGCTGAGGAAAATGTGTCCTGGTAAAAAGAGTAAGAACATTGAAAAACCAAAGGAACAGCTGGATTTTGAGGGTCCAGAGAGAGTGAGCCATGCATGA
- the zgc:194210 gene encoding uncharacterized protein zgc:194210 isoform X2 → MPRGKCNRASRHYFVTHLPFRTQQVSVGFSGCPLCNIICDSIVQFTSSTQLSGHHRYKTSKAHQCLKRTSPFNMKLFTSIVTVLVFVDAIYSAAMREGSEDLLHFLDDAFQMNLPADHLEPTPITALQTEKILYSTDPTAECKAPEIVTVTEFSNTTPKPNSAENTDSGLTERTSTEDSRDVESFKRSHQKSKLTEAQKTLQEQYTNSEESVSIDTTDLDTEVMKDTNKHPSKVTVMTDISSEEVNKPEENVRYRSLKTIENYSAEVIGTTERQKLDLMKETHPIIQSLAGQTNLKDKSGQLHETDKKQLKTYSREVDFDSPEIVYTPDRQINDAVSEEQLGGRVARRTVRIISDRSNIKTTLLSNNQTNRPAEKEELNPSLTKANLTSVDNSTVDNSTEISGLNPCPEISVGSPTEEENKSLDPSKEEHKIQKDTMSYQIQLRKMCPGKKSKNIEKPKEQLDFEGPERVSHA, encoded by the exons ATGCCACGGGGTAAATGCAACCGTGCGTCCCgtcattattttgtaacacACCTGCCATTCAGAACACAACAGGTCAGTGTTGGTTTCTCAGGCTGTCCCCTCTGCAATATCATCTGTGACTCTATTGTCCAGTTCACCTCTTCTACCCAGTTGAGTGGTCATCACCGCTATAAAACCTCAAAAGCACATCAATGCCTCAAAAGGACATCACCATTCAATATGAAGCT ATTTACCAGCATCGTGACCGTTCTAGTCTTTGTGGATGCTATATATTCAGCAGCAATGAGAg AAGGGAGTGAAGATTTGTTGCATTTCCTCGACG ATGCTTTTCAAATGAATCTGCCTGCTGACCACCTCGAACCAACTCCGATCACAG CTCTGCAGACAGAAAAGATCCTGTATTCTACAGATCCAACAGCAG aaTGTAAAGCCCCAGAAATAGTAACTGTTACTG AGTTTTCCAACACAACTCCCAAACCAAACTCGGCTGAAaatacag ACAGTGGATTGACTGAAAGAACATCAACAGAGGACAGCAGAG ATGTTGAAAGCTTCAAGAGGTCACACCAAAAATCCAAATTGACAG AGGCCCAAAAAACATTACAGGAACAGTATACAAACTCAGAAG AGAGTGTCAGTATAGACACAACTGACTTGGACACTGAAGTGATGAAGGACACAAACAAGCATCCCAGTAAAGTAACAG TGATGACAGACATCAGTAGTGAGGAAGTGAACAAACCTGAGGAGAATGTGAGATACCGAAGCCTTAAAACGATAGAAAACTACAGTGCTGAGGTGATCGGTACTACTGAGAGACAAAAATTGGACTTGATGAAAGAAACCCATCCCATAATTCAGAGCTTGGCTGGTCAAACAAACCTCAAAGACAAGTCTGGCCAACTACATGAAACTGACAAAAAGCAGCTGAAGACTTACAGTAGGGAAGTAGATTTTGACAGTCCAGAGATTGTGTACACCCCTGACAGACAGATCAATGATGCTGTTAGTGAAGAACAACTTGGTGGAAGAGTGGCTAGACGAACAGTCAGAATCATCTCAGATCGATCCAACATTAAAACCACTCTGTTGAGCAATAACCAGACAAACAGACCTGCCGAAAAAGAGGAATTGAATCCCAGTTTGACCAAAGCTAATTTAACCTCAGTGGACAACAGCACAGTGGACAACAGTACAGAAATCTCAGGTCTGAATCCATGTCCTGAAATATCTGTTGGAAGTCCCACAGAGGAGGAGAACAAAAGTTTGGATCCCTCTAAGGAGGAACACAAGATCCAAAAGGACACAATGAGCTATCAAATCCAGCTGAGGAAAATGTGTCCTGGTAAAAAGAGTAAGAACATTGAAAAACCAAAGGAACAGCTGGATTTTGAGGGTCCAGAGAGAGTGAGCCATGCATGA